In Bradysia coprophila strain Holo2 unplaced genomic scaffold, BU_Bcop_v1 contig_358, whole genome shotgun sequence, one DNA window encodes the following:
- the LOC119081847 gene encoding uncharacterized protein LOC119081847: MGAKGSVEAAKMNSDSWGQHIERGSRYGHRHNQRSQSLNRGQALSRAEVGGMW; this comes from the exons ATGGGAGCGAAAGGCAGTGTGGAAGCTGCAAAAATGAATTCGGATAGTTGGGGACAGCATATTGAG aGAGGCAGCCGATACGGTCACAGGCACAACCAAAGGTCTCAATCACTTAACCGAGGACAAGCTCTATCTCGCGCGGAGGTAGGCGGGATGTGGTGA